Proteins found in one Solitalea lacus genomic segment:
- the cysM gene encoding cysteine synthase CysM: protein MITNTELKTNKLVDLIGNTPLVELARLNTKPGVKILAKLEGDNPGGSVKDRAAYGMIKGALDRGELKPGMKLIEATSGNTGIALAMMASLFDVEIELVMPENSTRERVLTMEAFGAKVILTSAEGSMEEAIDYAHAQVAKGGYLMLNQFANPDNYGMHYRTTGPEIWRDTQGSVTHFVSSMGTTGTIMGVSRYLKEQNPNIQIIGCQPTDNSRIPGIRRWPKEYLPKIFEPERVDRIMDISQDEATQTTRNLAKIEGVFAGMSSGGAVSASLRLAQELEEGVIVCIICDRGDRYLSSDLFGA from the coding sequence ATGATTACAAATACTGAACTAAAAACCAATAAACTGGTTGACCTTATAGGAAATACCCCACTGGTTGAATTAGCCAGATTAAACACCAAACCCGGAGTTAAGATTTTGGCTAAACTTGAAGGTGATAATCCCGGAGGAAGTGTTAAAGACCGAGCGGCTTATGGCATGATAAAAGGAGCTTTGGATCGTGGTGAACTTAAGCCGGGAATGAAACTAATTGAAGCTACCAGCGGAAATACAGGCATTGCCCTTGCAATGATGGCAAGTTTATTCGATGTTGAAATCGAGTTGGTAATGCCCGAAAACTCAACCCGCGAACGAGTGTTAACCATGGAAGCTTTTGGGGCAAAAGTAATACTGACATCCGCTGAAGGGTCAATGGAAGAAGCTATTGATTATGCTCATGCACAAGTTGCCAAAGGTGGTTATTTAATGCTAAACCAATTTGCCAACCCTGATAATTACGGAATGCACTATCGCACAACCGGTCCGGAAATATGGCGCGACACTCAAGGCTCTGTTACTCACTTTGTTTCCTCAATGGGTACAACAGGAACTATTATGGGAGTCTCAAGGTATCTGAAGGAGCAAAACCCTAATATTCAAATCATTGGATGCCAACCTACCGACAATTCTCGTATTCCAGGTATTCGCCGCTGGCCAAAAGAATACCTACCTAAAATATTTGAACCAGAGCGCGTTGATAGGATTATGGATATTTCTCAGGATGAAGCCACTCAAACCACTCGTAATCTTGCCAAAATAGAAGGCGTTTTTGCGGGTATGAGTTCAGGTGGTGCCGTTTCAGCTTCTTTGCGACTGGCACAGGAACTAGAGGAAGGTGTAATTGTTTGTATTATTTGTGACCGAGGCGATAGGTATTTGTCCTCAGACTTATTTGGAGCTTAA
- a CDS encoding DNA topoisomerase IV subunit B, translating into MAEEKIGYSEDDIKSLDWKEHIRLRPGMYIGKLGDGSALDDGIYILLKEIMDNSIDEFVMGSGKIIDITISDHKVSVRDYGRGIPLGKVIDCVSKINTGGKYDSKAFQKSVGLNGVGTKAVNALSTTFTVQSYRDGRTKFAEFSKGNIVKEDQEKDTTQRNGTAINFIPDEYIFRNFKYIPEFVENMIWNYVYLNSGLTINFNGKKYFSERGLYDLLDKNTDSETIRYPIIHLKGQDIEVAITHDNHYGEEYYSFVNGQHTTQGGTHQAAFREALVKTLREFYKKEFDATDIRASVVAAISIKVQEPVFESQTKTKLGSLNIGPDGPTVRTFVNDFLKKELDDYLHKHPDAADGLLKRIMQSERERKDIAGIKKLANERAKKASLHNRKLRDCKVHFDEDLKKEDEQRFRTTLFITEGDSASGSITKSRDVATQAVFSLKGKPLNCFGLTKKIVYENEEFNLLQHALNIEDGLDGLRYNNIVVATDADVDGMHIRMLLLTFFLQFFPDLVKNGHLYILQTPLFRVRNKKETIYCYSDEERKAAIDKLGNKPEITRFKGLGEISPDEFALFIGEDMRLDPVILKDSHIKNVLEYYMGKNTQERQEFIISNLRVEKDLEQELTVA; encoded by the coding sequence ATGGCTGAAGAAAAAATTGGTTATAGCGAAGATGATATTAAATCCCTCGATTGGAAAGAGCACATTCGTTTGCGCCCGGGAATGTATATCGGTAAGTTGGGTGACGGATCAGCGCTTGACGATGGTATTTATATTTTGCTGAAAGAGATTATGGACAACTCCATTGATGAGTTTGTGATGGGATCGGGCAAAATCATCGATATAACTATTTCTGATCATAAGGTTTCGGTACGAGATTACGGTCGAGGTATTCCATTGGGAAAGGTGATTGACTGTGTGTCAAAAATCAATACCGGAGGTAAATATGACTCGAAAGCCTTTCAGAAATCAGTTGGTTTGAACGGTGTGGGTACCAAAGCTGTTAATGCTTTGTCAACCACTTTTACCGTACAATCTTATCGTGATGGACGAACTAAGTTTGCTGAGTTCAGCAAGGGTAATATTGTAAAAGAGGATCAGGAAAAGGATACTACTCAACGTAACGGTACAGCCATTAACTTTATTCCTGACGAGTATATTTTCCGCAACTTCAAATACATCCCTGAGTTTGTGGAGAATATGATATGGAATTACGTTTACCTTAACTCAGGACTAACCATCAATTTTAATGGTAAAAAGTATTTTTCAGAACGTGGTTTATATGATTTGTTAGATAAAAATACCGATTCAGAAACCATTCGTTATCCAATTATCCATCTGAAAGGTCAGGATATTGAGGTTGCCATAACTCACGATAACCACTACGGTGAAGAATATTATTCGTTTGTAAACGGTCAGCATACTACTCAGGGTGGTACACACCAGGCCGCTTTTAGAGAGGCGCTGGTAAAAACCCTACGTGAATTTTATAAGAAGGAATTTGATGCAACTGATATTCGCGCATCGGTTGTGGCAGCAATCAGTATTAAGGTTCAGGAACCTGTATTTGAGTCGCAAACTAAAACTAAATTAGGTTCATTAAATATAGGCCCGGATGGTCCAACAGTGCGGACCTTTGTCAACGATTTCCTTAAGAAAGAGTTGGATGATTACTTGCATAAGCATCCTGATGCTGCAGATGGGCTATTGAAGCGCATTATGCAGTCAGAGCGTGAACGTAAAGACATTGCCGGAATTAAGAAACTGGCAAATGAACGCGCTAAAAAAGCTTCGTTGCACAACAGAAAACTCCGTGACTGTAAGGTCCATTTTGATGAAGATTTAAAGAAAGAGGATGAGCAACGGTTTAGGACCACTTTGTTTATCACTGAGGGTGATTCAGCTTCGGGTTCAATTACCAAATCACGTGATGTTGCAACTCAAGCTGTTTTTAGTTTGAAAGGTAAGCCATTGAACTGTTTTGGTTTAACTAAAAAGATTGTTTATGAAAACGAAGAATTCAATCTATTGCAGCATGCATTGAATATTGAGGATGGCTTGGATGGCTTGCGTTATAATAACATCGTAGTTGCAACTGATGCCGATGTTGACGGTATGCACATCCGGATGTTGTTGCTAACCTTCTTTTTGCAATTCTTTCCTGATTTGGTCAAGAACGGACATTTGTACATTTTGCAAACCCCATTATTCCGCGTTAGAAATAAGAAAGAAACCATTTACTGCTATAGTGATGAAGAGCGTAAAGCCGCCATCGATAAATTAGGTAATAAGCCTGAAATTACACGATTCAAAGGTTTGGGTGAGATTTCTCCAGATGAGTTTGCTTTGTTTATCGGAGAAGACATGCGTCTTGATCCCGTAATTCTGAAAGATTCACATATTAAAAATGTGCTTGAATATTATATGGGAAAAAACACTCAGGAACGCCAGGAATTTATTATCAGCAATCTAAGGGTAGAGAAGGATTTGGAGCAAGAATTGACTGTGGCGTAA
- a CDS encoding serine O-acetyltransferase, with amino-acid sequence MDKQFLQILLDKHRTTGTYPSNTEIYRLARKLLRLMFPEKTNKHYLSTDSLAERFNKQEECWIEMLSSMQHVLPDDAAILVKRFMATIPSVYNVLLMDINAIFTGDPASKSEFEVVRTYPGFLAIAYYRLAHELHKLEIPLIPRILTEHAHSKTGIDIHPGAQIDTHFFIDHGTGITIGETCVIGKHVKLYQGITLGALSVSKNLASTKRHPTIEDNVVIYSGATILGGETVIGHDSIIGGNVWLTASTAPYSKVYHQSQNKYIEMGMDE; translated from the coding sequence ATGGACAAGCAATTTCTTCAAATATTATTAGACAAGCACCGAACGACAGGAACATATCCCTCTAACACAGAGATTTATCGTTTGGCAAGAAAGCTTCTTCGGTTAATGTTTCCGGAGAAAACCAACAAGCATTACCTCAGCACAGACAGCCTGGCGGAAAGATTCAACAAACAGGAAGAATGTTGGATTGAGATGTTATCGAGTATGCAGCATGTCCTGCCCGATGATGCAGCAATTTTGGTAAAACGATTTATGGCAACTATCCCATCTGTTTACAATGTTTTGCTGATGGATATCAATGCCATTTTCACTGGTGATCCGGCTTCCAAAAGTGAATTTGAGGTCGTACGAACCTATCCCGGCTTTTTAGCAATTGCGTATTATCGGTTAGCTCATGAACTTCATAAATTGGAGATCCCTTTAATTCCAAGGATACTAACTGAACATGCTCACTCAAAAACCGGTATTGATATTCATCCGGGAGCCCAAATCGATACTCATTTTTTTATTGACCACGGAACGGGTATAACCATTGGCGAGACCTGTGTGATAGGCAAACATGTAAAACTCTATCAAGGAATTACATTGGGCGCACTGAGTGTTAGTAAAAACCTGGCCTCAACAAAACGACATCCGACAATTGAAGACAACGTAGTTATTTACTCAGGAGCGACCATTTTGGGAGGAGAAACCGTTATTGGCCATGACTCAATAATTGGCGGAAATGTTTGGCTAACGGCAAGCACTGCACCTTATTCTAAGGTTTATCATCAAAGTCAGAATAAATACATAGAAATGGGAATGGACGAATAA
- a CDS encoding DNA gyrase/topoisomerase IV subunit A — MINGNDIPNEENQGKGHLDNVIKVDGLYESWFLDYASYVILDRAVPNMYDGLKPVQRRILHSLKEMDDGRFNKAANVIGNTMKYHPHGDASIGDAMVNIGQKELLIDTQGNWGDPVTGDAAAAPRYIEARLSKFANDVVFNPQTTEWQLSYDGRNHEPVTLPVKFPLILSQGTEGIAVGLATKILPHNFIELIDASIGVLRGVRPDLVPDFPTGGLADVSKYNDGQRGGRVRVRAKITEKDKKTLVISEIPFGTTTIGLIDSVIAANDKGKIKIKKIEDNTAKDVEIVIHLAPGISPDITIDALYAFTNCEMSLSPNTCVIKNDKPHFMSVNDILTECTQNTKELLKQELEIRLNELKEKIFFSSLLKIFIQEGMYKHPEYESSGTFDVVVNVLNQLFEPFFPQFYREILPEDYKKLIDKPMSSITRFDVKKADEQMKALQEEIDEVEHHLANLIDYAIDYFERLKNKYGKGRERRTELRTFDTVQAAQVALANVKLYVNKDDGFVGTSLKKDEYICDCSDIDDIIAFRADGKFIVSKVSEKAFMGKHIVHVGVFKKNDDRTVYNMIYRDGTSGTSYMKRFPIGGITRDKEYDLTKGTKGSSVLWFTANANGEAEVVNIQLKPHSKLRKLQFDLNFADLAIKGRGSQGNVVTKYPIKKITFKSAGVSTLAGRKIWFDDVLQRLNADGRGKYLGSFSGEDKIIVVYKNGEYELTNFDLTNHFDEGLLLICKFDPEMVLSVVHFEGKAKNFFVKRFAPENVVIGKKVSFISDEPGSKLILLSADEQPRVQLTVLKGKAKEEESSEIDLSEFIDIKGLKANGNRLSQFEIVKVELLEPLTAEEGEENDEMDDESSETASDSTDDPSSAKKIELEITNPEDTDLEDDGQLGLF; from the coding sequence ATGATCAACGGAAACGATATACCAAACGAAGAAAACCAAGGAAAAGGCCATCTTGACAATGTTATTAAAGTTGACGGCTTATATGAGAGTTGGTTTTTGGACTATGCATCTTATGTAATTCTCGACCGGGCGGTGCCTAATATGTACGATGGTTTAAAGCCTGTTCAACGTCGTATTTTGCATTCATTAAAAGAAATGGATGATGGCCGGTTTAACAAGGCTGCCAACGTAATTGGTAATACTATGAAGTACCACCCACACGGTGATGCTTCTATTGGTGATGCGATGGTTAATATTGGTCAAAAAGAGTTGCTGATAGATACGCAGGGTAACTGGGGCGATCCTGTAACGGGTGATGCTGCAGCGGCTCCCCGTTATATTGAAGCAAGGTTGAGTAAATTCGCCAATGATGTCGTTTTCAATCCGCAAACTACAGAGTGGCAGTTGTCCTATGACGGGCGTAATCATGAGCCTGTTACGTTGCCGGTTAAGTTTCCATTGATTTTATCCCAAGGAACTGAAGGTATTGCCGTAGGTTTAGCAACTAAAATTCTTCCGCATAATTTTATTGAGCTGATTGACGCTTCAATCGGGGTGTTAAGGGGTGTTCGTCCTGATTTAGTGCCGGACTTTCCAACCGGCGGTTTGGCTGATGTTTCAAAATATAATGATGGTCAGCGCGGCGGACGGGTAAGAGTGCGTGCTAAAATTACCGAAAAGGATAAAAAGACCCTCGTTATTAGCGAAATTCCTTTTGGGACAACCACAATAGGCCTGATTGACAGCGTTATTGCTGCCAATGATAAAGGGAAGATTAAGATTAAAAAGATTGAAGACAATACGGCTAAAGATGTAGAAATTGTCATTCATCTTGCACCTGGCATTTCTCCTGATATTACCATTGATGCTTTGTATGCATTCACCAATTGTGAAATGTCGCTTTCACCCAATACATGCGTTATCAAAAATGATAAGCCGCATTTTATGAGCGTGAATGACATTCTGACTGAGTGTACACAAAATACCAAAGAACTTTTAAAACAAGAGCTAGAGATCAGACTAAATGAATTGAAAGAAAAGATCTTCTTCAGTTCATTGCTCAAAATATTCATTCAGGAGGGCATGTATAAACATCCTGAATACGAAAGTTCAGGGACGTTTGATGTTGTGGTTAATGTATTGAACCAATTGTTTGAGCCATTCTTTCCACAGTTCTATCGCGAAATCCTTCCTGAGGATTATAAGAAATTAATTGATAAGCCTATGAGCTCTATTACCCGCTTTGATGTGAAGAAGGCGGATGAGCAGATGAAAGCTTTACAGGAAGAAATTGATGAGGTAGAACACCATTTGGCTAACCTGATTGACTATGCAATAGATTATTTCGAAAGGCTTAAAAATAAGTACGGTAAAGGCCGCGAGCGTAGAACTGAGTTGCGAACATTTGATACCGTACAAGCTGCTCAGGTTGCCTTGGCCAATGTGAAACTGTATGTAAATAAAGACGATGGCTTTGTTGGTACATCCCTTAAGAAAGATGAATACATATGCGATTGTTCAGATATTGATGATATAATCGCTTTCCGTGCAGATGGCAAGTTTATTGTTTCCAAGGTAAGTGAGAAAGCCTTTATGGGCAAGCATATTGTGCATGTTGGGGTGTTTAAGAAAAACGATGACAGAACGGTGTATAATATGATTTATCGCGATGGCACCAGTGGAACCTCATACATGAAACGTTTTCCTATTGGAGGAATAACCCGTGATAAAGAATATGATCTAACTAAAGGAACAAAGGGATCATCGGTATTATGGTTTACTGCTAATGCTAATGGAGAAGCTGAAGTTGTGAATATTCAGCTTAAACCGCATTCTAAATTGCGAAAATTGCAATTTGATTTGAATTTTGCTGATTTGGCGATAAAAGGTCGTGGTTCGCAGGGAAATGTAGTTACCAAGTATCCAATTAAGAAGATTACTTTTAAATCAGCAGGAGTTTCTACTCTTGCAGGCAGGAAAATTTGGTTCGATGATGTGTTACAACGCCTGAATGCGGATGGTCGTGGCAAATACTTAGGTTCGTTTAGCGGGGAGGACAAGATTATTGTTGTTTATAAAAATGGCGAGTACGAATTAACCAATTTCGATCTAACCAATCACTTTGACGAAGGGTTGTTGCTGATTTGTAAGTTTGATCCTGAAATGGTGCTTTCGGTCGTTCATTTTGAAGGAAAAGCGAAAAACTTTTTTGTGAAACGGTTCGCTCCCGAAAATGTAGTAATTGGTAAAAAAGTTAGCTTCATAAGTGATGAGCCTGGTTCTAAGTTAATATTGTTAAGTGCAGATGAACAACCAAGAGTTCAATTAACAGTCTTAAAAGGAAAAGCCAAGGAAGAAGAGAGTTCTGAAATTGATCTTTCTGAATTTATTGATATAAAAGGATTAAAGGCTAATGGAAACCGATTGAGTCAGTTTGAAATTGTAAAGGTTGAACTGCTTGAACCGCTAACGGCTGAAGAAGGGGAAGAGAATGATGAAATGGATGATGAAAGCTCGGAGACTGCCAGTGATTCTACAGACGATCCTTCATCCGCAAAAAAGATAGAGTTAGAGATAACTAATCCGGAAGATACTGATCTTGAAGATGATGGACAACTGGGCTTGTTTTAA
- a CDS encoding DUF4197 domain-containing protein, with translation MLKKTIFTIALAISLTSCESQSLLKQVNDIYKQTTANGQLTNTDIASGLKQALHKGIDTAIAQVAKPDGFLKDQAVKILLPPELQKVDKTLRSIGMSSLADEGLKLMNRAAEDAAGKAKNIFVNAVKQMTFQDALSILMGEKNAATLYLKKTTSQQLYGEFNPVIKNSLDQVGATKVWSQIISRYNKVPLVTKVNPDLADYVTNKAMDGVFFKVEQEELAIRKDPVNRTTDLLKKVFAKQDGK, from the coding sequence ATGTTAAAGAAGACCATTTTTACAATTGCACTAGCTATATCTTTAACCTCTTGCGAGTCGCAGAGTTTATTAAAACAAGTAAACGATATTTATAAGCAAACTACTGCAAACGGACAGTTAACCAACACCGATATTGCATCGGGGTTAAAGCAAGCATTACATAAAGGAATTGATACAGCCATTGCACAGGTCGCCAAACCCGACGGATTTCTTAAGGACCAAGCTGTTAAAATTCTATTGCCTCCTGAGTTACAAAAGGTGGATAAAACCTTGCGTAGCATTGGTATGTCGAGCTTAGCTGATGAAGGGTTGAAACTGATGAACCGGGCGGCAGAAGATGCAGCAGGAAAAGCTAAGAATATTTTTGTTAACGCTGTAAAGCAAATGACTTTTCAGGATGCATTGAGTATATTAATGGGCGAGAAAAACGCAGCAACTCTATACCTGAAAAAAACAACCTCTCAGCAATTGTACGGAGAATTTAATCCGGTTATTAAGAATTCCTTAGATCAGGTTGGTGCAACCAAAGTATGGAGCCAAATAATCAGCAGGTATAATAAAGTGCCTTTGGTAACGAAGGTAAATCCTGACTTGGCTGATTATGTAACTAATAAAGCCATGGATGGTGTTTTCTTTAAGGTAGAACAAGAAGAGCTTGCTATTCGTAAAGATCCTGTAAATCGTACAACAGACTTGTTGAAAAAGGTGTTTGCTAAGCAGGACGGAAAGTAG
- a CDS encoding zinc ribbon domain-containing protein YjdM — protein sequence MSDEMKPCPQCGSPYGYFLNEELYACPECGHEWNPNELIEEGKLVVKDANGNLLQDGDSVIVIKNLPVKGASGPVKAGTKVKNIRLVEGDHNIDCKIEGFGAMALKSEFVRKA from the coding sequence ATGTCTGACGAAATGAAACCTTGTCCACAATGTGGATCACCTTATGGATATTTTTTAAATGAAGAATTGTATGCCTGCCCGGAATGTGGTCATGAGTGGAATCCTAATGAATTGATTGAAGAAGGGAAGTTGGTGGTGAAAGATGCAAACGGAAATCTACTGCAAGATGGAGATTCGGTTATCGTTATCAAAAACTTGCCCGTAAAAGGTGCTTCAGGACCGGTAAAGGCTGGAACTAAGGTGAAGAATATACGTTTGGTGGAAGGCGACCATAACATCGATTGCAAAATTGAAGGATTTGGTGCCATGGCATTAAAATCTGAATTTGTAAGAAAAGCTTAA
- the mgrA gene encoding L-glyceraldehyde 3-phosphate reductase has protein sequence MMYTPSTTRYNEMKYNRCGKSGLLLPAVSLGLWHNFGSIDVFENGRAIVRRAFDRGITHFDLANNYGPKPGSAEENFGEILKKDFGGNLRDELIISTKAGYTMWPGPYGDWGSRKYMISSLDQSLRRMKVDYVDIFYSHRPDPETPLEETMSALDTAVRSGKALYVGLSNYKPAEAQEAIDILKQLGTPCLIHQPKYSMFERWVEGGLLDVLEKNGVGCIPFSPLAQGMLTDKYLKGIPENSRAAKEHGYLKTTDITEVRLKKIQQLNELAKQRNQSLAQMALAWLMKDNRITTVLIGASSETQLDNNLDCLNNLSFSSDELTVIETVLSQNE, from the coding sequence ATAATGTACACACCCTCAACTACCCGTTATAACGAAATGAAATATAACCGCTGTGGTAAAAGCGGATTATTATTGCCTGCTGTTTCCTTAGGTTTATGGCATAATTTCGGTTCCATTGATGTCTTTGAAAATGGCCGGGCAATTGTCAGGAGGGCATTTGACCGAGGTATAACTCACTTCGATTTAGCAAATAATTATGGACCGAAACCCGGTTCTGCTGAAGAAAATTTCGGAGAAATTTTGAAAAAGGATTTCGGAGGAAACCTGCGAGATGAATTAATTATTTCAACAAAGGCAGGTTATACCATGTGGCCTGGTCCTTATGGCGATTGGGGCTCACGTAAATACATGATTTCAAGTTTAGACCAAAGTCTTAGACGCATGAAGGTGGATTACGTAGATATCTTCTATTCGCATCGCCCCGATCCTGAAACGCCTTTAGAAGAAACCATGTCGGCTTTAGATACTGCAGTTAGAAGCGGAAAGGCATTGTATGTTGGACTTTCAAATTATAAACCTGCAGAGGCACAAGAGGCAATCGATATATTAAAGCAGTTAGGGACGCCATGCTTAATTCATCAGCCTAAATATTCGATGTTTGAACGCTGGGTTGAAGGTGGCTTGCTGGATGTTTTGGAAAAAAATGGGGTGGGTTGTATTCCATTTTCTCCGTTGGCCCAGGGCATGCTAACGGATAAATATCTGAAAGGAATTCCGGAAAACTCAAGAGCGGCTAAAGAGCATGGCTATTTAAAAACTACTGACATTACCGAGGTCCGCTTAAAAAAAATTCAACAATTAAATGAGCTTGCTAAACAACGTAATCAGTCATTAGCACAAATGGCCTTGGCTTGGCTGATGAAAGATAATCGAATTACGACCGTATTAATTGGGGCAAGCTCAGAGACTCAACTCGATAATAATCTTGATTGTTTGAATAACCTTTCATTCTCAAGCGATGAACTGACAGTTATAGAAACTGTACTTAGTCAGAATGAATAA
- a CDS encoding N-acyl-D-amino-acid deacylase family protein yields the protein MKKLLLIYLVALAPFVSKAQAHYDIVLINGRVVDGTGNPWFKADVGISKGKIVKIGQIDTTKAKKVINVNNRIVAPGFIDIHTHIEGDEEKTPTADNFIYDGVTSVITGNCGSSEVDLEKYFNFLTKLKTSVNIGALIGQGSVRAHVMNTSSAPPTTEQQMAMEELVEKAMKDGAMGLSTGLIYVPGIYSSTEEIVGLAKVAKKYGGIYATHMRSETAQVFEAINEAITIGKLADIPVQISHLKVGRPNWNRSLETLKMIDSARAMGLDVTCDQYPYSASSTSLRSLIPTWALTQNDSTFQKRITDPPMKKKIVDEMLSDAARRGNTDFSYAVIAFCNADTTLNGKSISQVNKLKGRPQTLEAEINTILELVNEGWVQMVFHGMNEGDIETIMKYPFTIVASDGSIREFGKGMPHPRSYGTNARVLGKYVREKELIKLEDAIKRMTSAPAQRFNLKNKGLIRPGMDADIVVFDDKNIDDLSTYDSPHAYSTGVEYVLVNGNITLKEGKHTGVRNGQILYGPGKK from the coding sequence ATGAAAAAATTATTACTCATTTACCTTGTTGCTCTTGCTCCATTTGTAAGTAAAGCACAAGCCCATTATGATATAGTGCTAATCAACGGAAGAGTTGTTGATGGCACAGGAAATCCTTGGTTTAAGGCTGATGTGGGAATATCAAAAGGTAAAATTGTGAAGATTGGTCAAATAGATACTACCAAAGCCAAAAAAGTAATTAACGTAAATAATCGAATAGTCGCCCCCGGTTTTATTGACATACATACTCATATTGAAGGCGATGAAGAGAAAACTCCCACTGCTGATAATTTTATTTATGATGGCGTAACATCGGTTATAACCGGTAATTGTGGCAGCTCCGAGGTGGACCTTGAAAAGTATTTTAACTTCCTAACTAAGCTTAAAACCTCGGTCAATATAGGCGCATTAATTGGGCAAGGAAGCGTTAGAGCTCATGTAATGAATACCTCAAGCGCCCCCCCAACAACAGAACAACAAATGGCAATGGAAGAGCTAGTTGAAAAAGCAATGAAAGATGGGGCCATGGGTCTTTCCACCGGTTTAATTTATGTTCCCGGCATCTACTCCAGTACTGAAGAAATAGTTGGTCTTGCTAAAGTTGCAAAAAAATATGGCGGCATTTACGCCACCCATATGCGCAGTGAAACAGCCCAAGTTTTTGAGGCCATTAACGAGGCCATAACTATCGGAAAGCTGGCTGATATCCCGGTGCAAATTTCACACTTAAAAGTTGGCCGCCCTAACTGGAATCGGTCACTTGAAACCTTAAAAATGATAGACTCTGCTCGGGCAATGGGTCTGGACGTTACTTGTGATCAATACCCTTATTCGGCCAGTAGCACCTCCCTCCGATCGTTGATTCCAACCTGGGCACTAACACAAAACGACAGCACATTCCAAAAGCGTATTACCGACCCTCCTATGAAAAAGAAAATAGTTGACGAAATGTTAAGTGATGCAGCCCGGAGAGGCAATACTGATTTTTCGTATGCAGTAATTGCTTTTTGCAATGCAGATACCACCTTGAACGGAAAAAGTATTTCGCAAGTAAACAAACTAAAAGGGAGACCTCAAACATTAGAAGCCGAAATCAATACCATTTTAGAGCTTGTGAATGAGGGTTGGGTTCAAATGGTTTTTCATGGAATGAATGAAGGCGATATTGAAACCATTATGAAGTATCCGTTTACTATTGTAGCCAGTGATGGAAGCATACGTGAATTTGGCAAAGGAATGCCACATCCGCGTAGTTATGGAACCAATGCACGGGTATTAGGCAAATATGTTAGAGAAAAAGAATTAATTAAACTGGAGGATGCAATTAAAAGAATGACCTCCGCTCCTGCACAACGTTTCAATCTTAAAAATAAAGGATTAATACGACCAGGTATGGATGCTGATATTGTAGTATTTGACGATAAGAACATCGATGACTTATCAACTTATGATTCGCCACATGCCTACTCAACAGGAGTTGAATATGTATTGGTAAACGGAAACATTACATTGAAAGAAGGTAAACATACTGGAGTTAGAAATGGACAGATCTTATACGGTCCAGGTAAGAAATAA
- a CDS encoding DUF1345 domain-containing protein translates to MLALLAFLLFRDSIEGLLVLLIFLWNVFAFSFVASSWIIIFNYSIEDIRAHAEQEDGSRTFVFIIILFASFVSMFAVLLLMLSKDYAHISAISYFIIVLVAILSSWSLVHTIFTFHYARLFYPKGEGLEFPDNALPDYLDFAYFSFVIGMTFQVSDVEISSKLIRRTALLHSLISFCLNTFVVALTINIIAGLNK, encoded by the coding sequence TTGCTAGCATTATTAGCTTTTCTGTTATTTAGAGATTCCATTGAAGGCCTATTGGTATTATTAATTTTTCTATGGAATGTTTTTGCCTTTAGCTTTGTTGCTTCCAGCTGGATAATCATTTTCAATTATTCAATTGAAGATATCAGAGCCCATGCCGAACAAGAAGATGGCAGCAGGACTTTTGTATTCATCATCATCTTGTTTGCATCATTTGTCAGCATGTTTGCCGTTTTATTACTCATGCTTTCCAAAGATTATGCTCATATTTCGGCAATTTCCTATTTCATAATTGTACTTGTAGCCATACTATCGTCATGGTCATTAGTGCATACCATTTTTACATTTCATTATGCACGACTTTTTTACCCTAAAGGAGAAGGCTTGGAATTTCCAGACAATGCACTACCTGACTACCTGGATTTTGCCTATTTCTCGTTTGTAATTGGCATGACTTTTCAGGTTTCAGATGTGGAAATATCATCAAAACTAATCAGGAGAACAGCGCTCTTACACTCGCTTATCTCTTTCTGCCTAAACACTTTTGTAGTGGCTTTAACCATTAATATTATTGCCGGTCTGAATAAGTAG